In one Vagococcus entomophilus genomic region, the following are encoded:
- the amaP gene encoding alkaline shock response membrane anchor protein AmaP, which produces MKKVNKVSLFCIALIGIVVSLFSFTATQSASPFNVIFLPLTQYQYIGEYVTYFVFWASILLFVYFIVLLLISLFAKKKEKEFLLKNSEGQLVIQAAAIRSLVRQQAEELHFLQNPQVNVKLSNKRQKISCKISGSAYSMSDLPGKSERLSDKVEHLLENMLGVHSENVDLNVLVKAKPKAKKEATKKQGTRVV; this is translated from the coding sequence ATGAAAAAGGTAAATAAAGTTAGTTTATTTTGTATAGCACTTATAGGGATAGTTGTTTCGCTCTTTTCTTTTACAGCAACACAGAGTGCTAGTCCGTTTAATGTGATATTTTTGCCATTAACGCAGTATCAATATATCGGTGAATATGTGACGTATTTCGTATTTTGGGCTTCGATTTTGCTATTTGTTTATTTTATTGTTTTATTACTGATAAGTTTATTTGCAAAAAAGAAAGAAAAAGAATTTTTATTGAAAAATTCAGAAGGGCAGTTGGTGATTCAAGCTGCTGCTATTCGCTCATTGGTGAGGCAACAAGCAGAAGAGCTTCATTTTTTACAAAACCCACAAGTTAATGTTAAACTCTCAAATAAACGTCAAAAAATTAGTTGTAAAATTTCTGGATCTGCTTATTCAATGTCGGATCTTCCAGGAAAAAGTGAACGATTATCAGACAAAGTAGAACATCTCTTAGAAAATATGTTAGGGGTTCATAGTGAGAATGTAGACTTGAACGTGCTAGTCAAAGCCAAACCCAAAGCCAAAAAGGAAGCAACAAAAAAACAAGGGACGAGAGTGGTTTAA
- a CDS encoding DUF2273 domain-containing protein: protein MKDMESLFTQYKERVIGLLIGFVLALLLVIFGFWQTILVIILSMIGYGVGYCKERHLSLRDIINKWIQRGEN, encoded by the coding sequence ATGAAAGACATGGAATCATTATTTACACAATATAAAGAGCGTGTCATTGGCTTATTAATCGGCTTTGTTCTGGCTCTTTTACTAGTAATATTTGGATTTTGGCAAACAATTTTGGTTATCATTCTGTCAATGATTGGGTATGGTGTTGGTTATTGTAAAGAGCGTCACCTTTCATTGAGAGATATAATAAATAAATGGATACAAAGGGGAGAAAATTGA
- a CDS encoding Asp23/Gls24 family envelope stress response protein, with amino-acid sequence MVETNKQVQNTEIKGELTFEDKVVQKIVGIALEKVEGLLTVDGGFFSNLTQKLVDTDDVTKGVDVEVGKKQVAVDLNVVVEYGRNIPELFDSIRKVIKENVKKMTGLEVVEVNVNVIDVKSKQQHEEDSVSLQEKTSEVLDNSADKVKSTYNSTKKEAKKKLDENRVQ; translated from the coding sequence ATGGTAGAAACAAATAAACAAGTACAAAATACTGAAATTAAAGGTGAATTAACCTTTGAAGACAAAGTAGTTCAAAAAATTGTTGGAATCGCGCTTGAAAAGGTAGAAGGCTTACTAACTGTAGACGGAGGCTTTTTCTCAAATCTTACACAAAAACTTGTTGATACAGATGATGTAACAAAAGGTGTAGATGTCGAAGTCGGCAAAAAACAAGTAGCGGTAGATTTAAATGTAGTCGTTGAATATGGCAGAAATATTCCAGAATTATTTGATTCTATTCGTAAAGTCATTAAAGAAAACGTTAAAAAAATGACTGGTTTAGAAGTTGTCGAAGTCAACGTCAATGTTATTGATGTAAAATCAAAACAACAACACGAAGAAGATTCTGTAAGTTTGCAAGAAAAAACATCAGAAGTACTAGATAACTCTGCTGATAAAGTGAAATCTACATACAATTCAACCAAAAAAGAAGCAAAGAAAAAATTGGATGAAAATCGCGTTCAATAA
- a CDS encoding ECF transporter S component, with the protein MTKQNKTFRLTIRAILTAIIIIQAMIPFLGFIPLGVISLTIIHITVIVAAIVLGVGDGMFIGLVWGICTMIRAYVSPSTPIDTLVFTNPLVSVIPRVLVGLVAGGTFRLLYKKTKKVALSSVFSSILGTLTNTVLVLLMMGLLYTSQVANMYQVVPSALAKTLGALVIVNGIPEMVAAAIITPLIVKALFSATSLQPPK; encoded by the coding sequence ATGACAAAGCAAAACAAAACTTTTCGTTTGACCATTCGCGCCATCCTAACAGCTATTATCATTATTCAAGCCATGATTCCTTTTCTTGGATTTATCCCACTAGGCGTCATCAGCCTAACAATTATTCACATTACCGTGATCGTAGCAGCTATTGTCCTTGGAGTAGGCGATGGCATGTTTATTGGACTGGTCTGGGGAATTTGTACAATGATACGTGCTTATGTTTCGCCAAGTACACCAATCGACACACTTGTTTTTACCAACCCACTGGTCTCGGTTATCCCACGTGTATTAGTCGGACTCGTTGCGGGAGGAACTTTCCGTTTGCTTTATAAAAAAACAAAAAAAGTAGCACTATCCTCTGTCTTTTCAAGCATACTTGGAACGTTGACCAATACAGTACTCGTTCTGCTCATGATGGGGCTACTCTATACCAGTCAAGTAGCCAACATGTATCAAGTTGTACCAAGTGCATTAGCTAAGACACTCGGCGCACTAGTTATTGTCAATGGAATTCCAGAGATGGTTGCAGCAGCAATCATTACACCACTCATTGTCAAAGCCTTATTTTCAGCTACTTCTTTACAGCCACCTAAATAA
- a CDS encoding ECF transporter S component, with amino-acid sequence MKTRHLTFTAILLAILLFLAFSPFGFIQLGVIKATLIHIPVIMASILLGPRLGSLMGVAFGCCSLAINTMSPTLLSFVFSPFIPVIGTQHGSVLALIVAFIPRILLGIFPYYLNQSAKKLWQADAHLIKTRFFLIGLFSTMLHTILVMSFIFILFREHYAQAVNIHSTALLLKAILSIVLTNGLAEAIVAGLVCGASLPILNKYVKKK; translated from the coding sequence ATGAAAACTCGTCATTTGACCTTTACCGCTATTTTACTTGCGATTCTTTTATTTTTAGCCTTTAGTCCTTTTGGGTTTATCCAGCTCGGAGTTATCAAGGCCACGTTGATTCATATCCCCGTAATTATGGCTTCTATTCTACTTGGTCCACGTTTAGGGTCCTTAATGGGTGTTGCTTTTGGATGCTGTAGTTTGGCTATCAATACGATGTCGCCGACCCTTTTGTCTTTTGTTTTTTCTCCATTTATCCCAGTTATTGGCACGCAACATGGTAGCGTACTTGCACTCATCGTCGCATTTATACCAAGAATTTTATTAGGAATCTTTCCTTACTATCTCAATCAGTCTGCAAAAAAATTATGGCAGGCAGATGCTCATCTTATAAAAACGCGTTTCTTTTTGATTGGCCTATTTAGTACCATGCTCCATACCATACTCGTCATGTCTTTTATCTTCATCTTATTTAGAGAGCATTACGCACAGGCCGTAAACATTCATTCAACTGCTCTTTTGCTCAAGGCTATTTTATCTATTGTCTTAACAAATGGACTTGCTGAGGCTATCGTGGCAGGGCTCGTTTGTGGAGCGAGTCTCCCTATTTTAAATAAATACGTTAAAAAAAAATAA
- the coaC gene encoding phosphopantothenoylcysteine decarboxylase, with translation MKTIVLGVTGSIAAYKAADLVSQLTQKGYLVHVLMTDSATKFITPLTLQTLSKNPVHTDILVEEEASKIQHIDLAKICDLFIIAPASANILAKLAHGIADDMLSTTALALPNIPKLIAPAMNTTMYQQAIVQHNLQTLASFDYQIIEPKESLLACGDYGKGALADLDTILATVEALLPL, from the coding sequence ATGAAAACAATCGTACTAGGTGTAACCGGTAGTATTGCTGCTTATAAAGCGGCTGATTTAGTTAGTCAACTAACCCAAAAGGGCTACTTGGTCCATGTACTTATGACAGATAGTGCTACCAAATTTATTACACCACTGACGCTACAAACACTCTCTAAAAATCCTGTTCATACAGATATTCTAGTAGAGGAGGAGGCCAGCAAAATTCAACATATTGACTTAGCCAAAATTTGTGATTTATTCATCATCGCACCAGCCAGTGCTAACATCCTTGCAAAGTTAGCTCACGGCATTGCAGACGATATGCTTTCTACTACCGCACTGGCACTACCAAATATCCCCAAGCTTATTGCTCCTGCGATGAACACTACTATGTATCAACAGGCTATTGTTCAACATAATTTGCAGACTTTAGCATCCTTTGATTACCAAATAATTGAGCCCAAGGAGAGCTTATTGGCTTGCGGGGATTACGGCAAAGGAGCCCTAGCCGACCTTGACACCATACTTGCGACTGTTGAGGCACTATTACCACTATAA
- a CDS encoding phosphopantothenoylcysteine decarboxylase: MNILITAGGTSEKIDAVRYISNHATGRLGKIIASVFLEQTDTKLTYLCSKQAQYPVDTRARVIFIDSVTDLKAQLEHLLTTEKFDAVIHSMAVSDYTVTQSFPSEDLFQHFAQLGASAHLADKTSAQLLDWFKESYQSFTPNALPKKISSKSADLFLALEQTPKIISAIKSLQPQTILVGFKLLVGTSDEHLVKVANQLLLKNHCDYVVANDLETIHGKEHHAWILDAEGNTQHCWTKEEIAQSIFQKIYSK, from the coding sequence ATGAATATTTTAATAACTGCAGGTGGAACAAGCGAAAAAATTGATGCTGTTCGCTATATTTCAAATCATGCAACAGGACGTCTAGGAAAAATTATCGCATCTGTCTTTTTGGAACAAACAGACACCAAACTGACCTACCTGTGCTCCAAACAAGCGCAATACCCAGTAGATACACGTGCACGAGTCATTTTTATTGATTCTGTTACTGACCTTAAAGCACAGTTAGAGCATCTTTTGACGACAGAGAAATTTGATGCAGTCATTCATAGCATGGCGGTAAGCGATTATACTGTCACACAATCTTTTCCTTCAGAAGATTTGTTCCAACATTTTGCCCAACTGGGAGCAAGCGCACACTTAGCAGATAAAACGAGCGCACAATTGTTGGATTGGTTCAAGGAATCCTATCAAAGCTTTACTCCTAACGCTTTACCGAAAAAAATAAGTTCAAAATCCGCAGATCTATTTTTAGCATTGGAACAAACACCCAAAATCATCTCAGCAATTAAAAGCTTACAACCGCAAACCATACTGGTGGGTTTCAAACTTTTAGTTGGCACATCGGATGAACACTTAGTCAAAGTGGCCAACCAGCTGCTCCTAAAAAACCATTGTGATTATGTTGTTGCCAATGATTTAGAAACAATCCATGGCAAGGAGCATCATGCGTGGATTTTAGACGCAGAAGGAAATACTCAACACTGTTGGACAAAAGAAGAAATTGCGCAAAGTATTTTCCAAAAAATTTATTCAAAATAA
- a CDS encoding helix-turn-helix domain-containing protein, which yields MNIGERLKNLRVQKGLTQEELGERTDLTKGYISQIERNLSSPSMETFFSLLEVLGCEPTVFFQVKKQEQRVVYGLEERTCYVEEEKNYKIEWLVPESNENEMEPILLTFEKNGEFKQFAPSLSDTFALVLKGRVEVRLGHKSYYAQKGETIYYRAKEQHQIFNRQQGETQMILVATNSYL from the coding sequence GTGAATATCGGGGAAAGATTAAAAAACTTAAGAGTGCAAAAAGGGCTCACTCAAGAAGAACTTGGGGAACGGACAGATCTAACCAAAGGCTACATTTCACAAATTGAGAGAAATCTTAGTTCTCCTTCAATGGAAACTTTTTTTTCTTTACTAGAGGTCCTTGGATGTGAGCCGACGGTTTTCTTTCAAGTCAAAAAGCAAGAACAACGAGTCGTTTATGGTCTAGAAGAACGGACTTGTTATGTAGAAGAGGAAAAAAATTATAAAATTGAGTGGTTAGTACCAGAGTCAAATGAAAATGAAATGGAACCTATATTGTTAACATTTGAAAAAAATGGGGAGTTCAAACAGTTTGCTCCTTCTTTATCCGATACGTTCGCGCTTGTTCTAAAAGGCCGTGTAGAAGTTAGGCTAGGGCACAAGTCTTACTATGCTCAAAAAGGGGAAACCATTTATTACCGTGCAAAAGAGCAACACCAAATCTTCAATCGGCAGCAAGGAGAAACCCAAATGATCCTGGTTGCAACAAATTCGTATTTATAA
- a CDS encoding ABC transporter ATP-binding protein produces MKEYDGEIVLKDINFEIEQGKFYTLLGPSGCGKTTILRLIAGFAETNNGDILFEGKRINNIPANKRRVNTVFQDYALFPHLNVFENVAFGLKLKKIPKKEIAQKVQDVLKMVQLSGFETREISEMSGGQRQRVAIARALANEPEVLLLDEPLSALDLKLRTDMQYELRELQKRLGITFIFVTHDQEEALAMSDEIFVLNKGEIVQSGSPVDIYDEPINRFVADFIGESNIVAGVMVADNQVKIGESVFECVDGGMRKNEPVEIVLRPEDLTITTSEKGKLKVRVDTQVFRGVHYEIICQDVQGNEWMVHSTKKAQEGSEVGLFFEPEDIHVMRFGESEEEFDARLESYEEE; encoded by the coding sequence ATGAAAGAGTACGACGGAGAAATTGTATTAAAAGATATCAACTTTGAGATTGAACAAGGAAAATTTTACACGCTACTAGGTCCATCTGGATGTGGAAAAACGACGATTTTACGTTTAATCGCTGGATTTGCAGAAACAAATAATGGGGATATCCTTTTTGAAGGCAAGCGGATAAACAACATCCCCGCAAATAAACGCCGGGTGAATACGGTTTTTCAGGACTATGCACTATTTCCACACTTGAATGTATTTGAAAATGTGGCATTCGGATTAAAACTAAAAAAAATACCAAAAAAGGAGATTGCACAAAAAGTCCAAGATGTCTTAAAAATGGTTCAGCTCTCAGGTTTCGAAACCCGTGAAATCAGTGAAATGTCTGGTGGACAAAGGCAACGTGTGGCCATTGCGCGTGCACTTGCAAATGAGCCAGAAGTGTTACTTTTGGATGAGCCACTTTCTGCACTTGATTTAAAGCTTAGGACCGATATGCAGTATGAATTACGCGAGCTTCAAAAGCGTTTGGGGATAACGTTTATTTTTGTGACACATGATCAAGAAGAGGCTCTGGCTATGAGTGATGAAATTTTTGTATTGAACAAAGGAGAGATTGTTCAAAGTGGTAGTCCTGTCGATATCTATGATGAACCGATTAATCGCTTTGTCGCTGATTTTATTGGCGAGAGTAACATTGTCGCAGGAGTGATGGTGGCAGACAATCAAGTGAAAATCGGAGAAAGCGTATTTGAGTGTGTCGATGGTGGAATGAGAAAGAATGAACCAGTAGAAATTGTTCTTCGTCCAGAGGATTTGACGATTACTACGAGTGAAAAAGGGAAATTGAAAGTCAGAGTAGATACGCAAGTTTTTAGGGGCGTGCATTATGAAATTATCTGTCAGGATGTCCAGGGAAATGAGTGGATGGTTCATTCAACCAAAAAGGCACAAGAGGGTAGTGAAGTTGGGCTGTTCTTTGAACCAGAAGATATTCATGTCATGCGTTTTGGCGAATCTGAGGAAGAATTTGATGCTCGTTTAGAAAGCTACGAAGAAGAGTAG
- a CDS encoding ABC transporter permease, whose protein sequence is MTNTKRIYSIPYILWLLLFVVTPVLLIIYQSFFGMNGQFTLENYHAYFTSGTYLRMTLNSVWYAFLITVLTLLISYPAAYLLNKTKHKQLWLMLIILPTWVNLLLKAYAFIGIFSINGSINEFLSFVGIGQQQILFTDFSFIFVASYIEIPFMIMPIFNTLEELNPSLVSASRDLGAGSFETFRRVIFPLSLAGVKSGVQAVFIPSLSLFMLTRLIGGNRVITLGTAIEEHFLVTQNWGMGSTIGVVLIVAMIAIMMLTGEKRKKGGHKKK, encoded by the coding sequence ATGACAAACACAAAAAGAATTTATTCCATTCCCTATATCCTGTGGCTGCTTTTATTCGTAGTAACTCCGGTTCTTTTGATTATCTATCAGTCTTTTTTTGGAATGAATGGGCAGTTTACGCTGGAAAATTATCATGCTTATTTTACATCTGGAACATATCTAAGAATGACGCTAAATTCGGTGTGGTATGCGTTTTTGATTACAGTTTTAACGTTACTCATCAGTTACCCAGCAGCCTACTTACTGAATAAAACCAAACATAAACAGCTCTGGCTGATGTTGATTATTTTACCGACATGGGTCAATTTGTTATTAAAAGCCTATGCCTTTATCGGTATTTTCAGTATCAATGGGAGTATCAATGAGTTTTTATCCTTTGTTGGGATTGGACAACAGCAAATTTTGTTTACCGATTTTAGTTTTATTTTTGTCGCAAGTTATATTGAGATTCCGTTTATGATTATGCCAATTTTTAACACACTAGAAGAGCTGAATCCTTCGCTTGTTAGTGCCAGTCGAGATCTTGGTGCAGGTAGCTTTGAAACGTTTAGACGGGTAATATTTCCACTTTCTTTAGCGGGTGTGAAAAGTGGAGTTCAAGCGGTCTTTATTCCATCATTAAGCTTGTTCATGTTAACTCGATTGATTGGTGGAAATCGAGTCATTACACTTGGTACAGCCATTGAAGAGCATTTCTTGGTCACACAAAACTGGGGAATGGGTTCGACAATTGGGGTGGTACTCATTGTGGCCATGATTGCAATCATGATGCTGACGGGTGAAAAAAGAAAAAAAGGAGGACATAAGAAAAAATGA
- a CDS encoding ABC transporter permease: MRKKWRWSNIYLLLIFALLYIPIFYLIFYSFNKSGSMTHFEGITLEHYHTLFEDTRLLGIVIVTFLLAFLSALIATLIGTFGAMAIYYTKKRQMRTTLLSLNNILMVSPDVIIGASFLIFFTFLGLKLGFSSVLMAHIAFSIPIVVLMVLPKLQEMNDSMIDAARDLGAGNWAVIRKVIFPYIAPGIIAGYFMAFTYSLDDFAVTFFVTGNGFSTLSVEIYSRARQGINLEINALSTLLFLFSMLLVIGYYFVSQDNLTKKQKKRRKEQSEVADLL, from the coding sequence ATGAGAAAAAAATGGCGTTGGTCGAATATCTATTTGCTGCTAATTTTTGCGTTACTCTATATTCCGATTTTTTATCTAATTTTTTATTCGTTTAACAAGAGTGGTTCAATGACCCACTTTGAGGGGATAACTCTTGAACATTATCATACATTGTTTGAAGATACTCGACTCCTTGGAATTGTGATAGTTACATTTCTGCTTGCTTTCTTATCTGCGTTAATTGCGACATTGATTGGCACATTTGGGGCTATGGCAATTTATTATACGAAGAAAAGACAAATGAGAACGACCCTACTTAGCTTAAACAATATATTGATGGTTTCTCCAGATGTCATTATCGGAGCCAGCTTTTTGATTTTCTTCACATTTTTAGGCTTAAAATTAGGATTTTCGTCTGTTTTGATGGCGCATATCGCTTTTAGTATTCCGATTGTCGTTTTAATGGTGTTGCCTAAATTACAAGAAATGAATGATTCGATGATTGATGCTGCGAGAGATTTGGGTGCAGGAAATTGGGCCGTGATACGTAAAGTAATCTTCCCGTACATTGCACCAGGAATTATTGCGGGTTATTTCATGGCGTTTACGTATTCACTCGATGACTTTGCCGTTACTTTTTTTGTGACAGGAAATGGTTTTTCTACACTTTCTGTCGAGATCTATTCTCGGGCACGTCAAGGAATTAATTTAGAAATCAACGCACTCAGTACCCTGCTTTTCCTTTTCTCAATGCTCTTAGTGATTGGCTATTATTTTGTGAGCCAAGATAACTTAACCAAAAAACAAAAGAAACGGCGAAAAGAGCAAAGCGAGGTGGCCGATTTACTATGA
- a CDS encoding ABC transporter substrate-binding protein, with product MKKLQTLLIGIISIILILFVCSQQLKKSQGFSSENTVTIYNWGDYIDPDLIKKFEKESGYKVRYETFDSNEAMFTKIKQGGTNYDIAIPSEYMIQKMMDEKMLVALDKSKIKGLSNIDPRFLNLSFDPNNQYSIPYFWGTLGIIYNDKFVSADKIKHWNDLWRPELKNNVMLIDGAREVMGLALNSEGQSLNSTNHTQLLEAKNKLNLLTPNIKAIVADEIKMYMVNEESAVAVSFSGEAAEMLENNEHLHYVIPSEGSNLWFDNIVMPKTVKNKKGAYAFINFMLEPKNAAQNAEYIGYSTPNQAAVSLLPKKITADKQFYPDDQTMANLEVYKNLGSKNLERYNDLFLEFKMYRK from the coding sequence ATGAAAAAACTCCAAACATTATTGATTGGGATTATCAGTATTATTTTGATTTTATTCGTATGTAGCCAACAGTTAAAAAAATCTCAAGGATTCTCAAGTGAGAACACCGTTACCATCTACAATTGGGGAGACTATATTGATCCAGACCTAATTAAAAAGTTTGAAAAAGAAAGTGGTTATAAAGTTCGCTATGAAACATTTGATTCTAATGAAGCGATGTTTACTAAAATCAAACAAGGTGGAACGAATTACGATATTGCAATTCCTAGTGAATATATGATTCAAAAAATGATGGACGAAAAGATGTTAGTGGCATTAGATAAGTCAAAAATTAAGGGCTTGAGCAATATTGATCCACGTTTCTTAAATTTGTCTTTTGATCCAAACAACCAATATTCGATTCCTTATTTTTGGGGAACTTTGGGGATTATCTACAATGACAAGTTTGTTTCAGCGGATAAAATCAAACATTGGAACGATTTGTGGCGACCTGAACTAAAGAACAATGTAATGTTGATTGATGGTGCAAGAGAAGTTATGGGACTTGCCCTAAATAGCGAGGGGCAATCTTTAAATAGTACCAATCATACGCAATTGCTAGAGGCTAAAAATAAATTGAATTTGCTAACGCCAAATATCAAAGCAATCGTTGCCGATGAGATTAAGATGTATATGGTCAATGAAGAAAGTGCCGTAGCGGTTTCTTTTTCCGGCGAAGCAGCAGAGATGCTTGAGAACAACGAGCATTTGCATTATGTCATTCCAAGTGAGGGATCCAATCTATGGTTTGACAACATTGTCATGCCTAAAACGGTTAAGAATAAAAAGGGCGCGTATGCCTTTATTAACTTTATGCTAGAGCCCAAAAATGCTGCGCAGAATGCCGAATATATCGGCTACTCTACACCGAATCAAGCAGCCGTGAGTTTGCTTCCAAAGAAAATTACAGCGGATAAGCAATTTTATCCTGACGATCAAACAATGGCAAATCTAGAAGTATACAAAAATCTTGGCAGTAAAAATCTTGAGCGGTACAATGATTTATTTTTAGAATTTAAAATGTATCGTAAATAG
- a CDS encoding radical SAM/SPASM domain-containing protein translates to MEFNNKLFILRKEFFGGLLVNKSNLTRYEINKYDAYFLEILSKGSYEVSEVVQCIEEHFSIDYYPNVEKFIEMGVLLEGEKSYKIKKEHLPIYVENCDKPKYLSYPFEISIYPSLQCNLKCSFCFLGDKLNKRYAEKSATQWFDLIKQATQDGCLSISILGGEPLLYYDIFKLVNYLENAKIRTSMTSNGLCWNKKMINFIQTSQYVTPIFSIQSLGLFNRDVMGRNHNIQRWVSTVTEISKYKKVRINTVYLGQSIDDLKSIVDFCYKNNVEKYSLAYQYDINSDWTSFKALIDVQDELERYIRMSQYDNLNFCVEGCMIYSTYKNLDGSIVTSEYQKLTYGCEAGNSRLEILPNGDSFPCISFLDKDLSCGNVFDSSIKKVWDDSALLSEIRYGKTEDEKCLKCSLVHFCNGGCPMVNLSKNQKMFGEGDPRCLIRKERKG, encoded by the coding sequence ATGGAATTTAATAATAAATTATTTATCCTACGAAAAGAGTTTTTTGGCGGGTTGTTAGTTAATAAATCTAATCTAACTAGGTACGAAATTAATAAGTATGATGCTTACTTTTTAGAAATATTATCAAAAGGTAGTTATGAGGTCAGTGAGGTGGTTCAATGTATAGAGGAACACTTCAGTATTGATTACTATCCCAATGTAGAAAAATTTATAGAGATGGGAGTGTTATTGGAAGGAGAAAAATCTTATAAAATAAAAAAAGAGCATTTACCCATCTATGTAGAAAATTGTGATAAGCCTAAATATCTTTCTTATCCTTTTGAAATTTCAATATATCCATCATTGCAGTGTAATTTGAAGTGCTCATTTTGTTTTCTTGGAGATAAATTGAATAAACGATATGCTGAAAAGAGTGCTACTCAGTGGTTTGATTTAATTAAACAAGCAACTCAAGATGGTTGTCTAAGTATTTCTATTTTGGGTGGAGAGCCGTTATTATATTATGATATTTTTAAACTAGTCAATTATTTAGAGAATGCAAAAATTAGAACATCTATGACAAGTAATGGACTGTGTTGGAATAAGAAAATGATAAATTTTATTCAGACATCTCAGTATGTCACGCCTATTTTTTCTATTCAAAGCTTAGGCTTATTTAATAGGGATGTAATGGGGAGGAATCATAATATCCAGCGTTGGGTAAGTACTGTGACAGAGATTAGTAAGTATAAAAAAGTAAGAATAAATACTGTATATCTTGGGCAATCAATTGACGATTTGAAGTCTATTGTAGATTTTTGTTATAAAAATAATGTAGAGAAGTATTCATTAGCCTATCAATATGATATTAATTCAGATTGGACGAGCTTTAAAGCACTTATTGATGTTCAAGATGAGCTTGAGAGATATATAAGAATGTCACAATATGATAATTTAAATTTTTGTGTAGAAGGATGCATGATTTATAGTACTTATAAGAATTTAGATGGGAGTATTGTAACATCTGAATATCAGAAATTAACGTATGGGTGTGAAGCTGGGAATAGTAGGCTTGAAATTCTTCCAAATGGTGACTCGTTTCCTTGTATTTCTTTTTTGGATAAAGACCTTTCTTGTGGGAACGTTTTTGATAGTAGTATAAAAAAAGTGTGGGACGATTCAGCACTTCTAAGTGAGATTCGGTATGGTAAAACCGAAGATGAAAAATGCTTAAAATGTTCCTTGGTTCATTTTTGTAATGGTGGATGTCCTATGGTAAATTTATCTAAAAATCAAAAAATGTTTGGGGAAGGAGACCCAAGATGTTTAATCAGAAAAGAAAGAAAAGGTTGA